A part of Desulfotomaculum nigrificans DSM 574 genomic DNA contains:
- the aroC gene encoding chorismate synthase: MLRFLTAGESHGPALTAIVEGMVAGLPVTPDYINSMLAKRQGGYGRGGRMKIEKDEVQFLSGVRGGLTTGSPITMQILNQDWTNWQEIMSAGPAARLDQRVVTRPRPGHADLAGAIKYNHQDIRNVLERSSARETAARVAVGTLARRLLEELGIKLVGFVRRIGPVAAAVDDSQPPEVLAHLAGQSQVLCPDNQAEAAMVKAIDQARESGDSLGGVFEIRAYGLPIGLGSHVQWDRKLDSRLAGAMMSVQAIKGVEIGLGFAAAAIPGSQVHDEILYDPDKGYYRPTNRAGGIEGGISNGEPVVVRAAMKPIPTLYQPLRSVDIKTKEPFLASVERSDVCAVPAACVVGEAVVAWELAVALLEKFGGDSLKELKERVNQWQQWARQV; encoded by the coding sequence ATGTTACGTTTTCTTACTGCCGGGGAGTCCCATGGGCCGGCCCTGACGGCCATTGTGGAAGGTATGGTGGCGGGACTGCCGGTTACGCCGGATTATATCAACAGTATGCTGGCCAAACGCCAGGGGGGTTACGGCCGGGGCGGCCGCATGAAGATAGAAAAGGATGAGGTGCAGTTCCTGTCCGGGGTGCGGGGAGGATTAACCACCGGCAGTCCCATTACCATGCAAATACTAAACCAGGACTGGACTAACTGGCAAGAGATTATGTCTGCCGGACCAGCAGCCCGGCTGGATCAAAGGGTTGTCACCAGACCCCGGCCTGGCCATGCTGACCTGGCCGGAGCCATAAAATATAACCACCAGGACATTCGCAATGTATTAGAAAGGTCCAGTGCCCGGGAAACTGCTGCCCGGGTGGCGGTGGGAACCCTGGCCCGGCGTTTGCTGGAGGAGCTGGGCATTAAGCTGGTTGGTTTTGTCCGGCGTATTGGACCGGTGGCGGCGGCGGTGGACGATAGTCAACCACCGGAGGTATTGGCACACCTGGCCGGGCAGTCGCAAGTGTTGTGCCCCGATAACCAGGCCGAGGCGGCTATGGTTAAGGCCATTGACCAGGCCAGAGAAAGCGGGGACTCCCTGGGCGGCGTATTTGAAATCAGGGCATACGGTTTACCCATTGGATTAGGCAGCCATGTACAGTGGGACCGCAAGTTGGACAGTCGGTTAGCCGGGGCCATGATGTCGGTGCAGGCCATTAAAGGGGTAGAAATTGGTTTGGGCTTTGCCGCGGCGGCCATACCCGGCTCGCAGGTTCATGACGAAATTCTATATGACCCGGATAAGGGCTATTACCGCCCCACCAACCGGGCCGGAGGTATTGAGGGGGGCATCAGCAACGGGGAACCGGTGGTGGTGCGGGCAGCCATGAAGCCCATTCCTACCCTTTATCAGCCCCTGCGCAGCGTGGATATAAAAACTAAAGAACCTTTTTTGGCGTCGGTGGAGAGATCAGACGTGTGCGCTGTACCTGCCGCCTGTGTGGTGGGTGAAGCAGTGGTGGCTTGGGAACTGGCGGTGGCCCTGTTGGAGAAGTTCGGCGGAGACAGCCTGAAAGAATTAAAGGAACGGGTTAATCAATGGCAGCAATGGGCTAGGCAGGTGTAG
- a CDS encoding GspE/PulE family protein produces MPTPRESRKLLGNILIENKIITQEQLNEALKIQQTTGERLGKILINLGYVTERDLTNMLEAQLGIPQVAPGYWMNAELMKLIPEHIVRRYKAIPVAKDGNILTVAMVDPLNLVAIDDLRLITGMEIDTVLASERDVDNAIQKFYGMPDLERELQDFEVVENQALQLEQPDDMMDEAPIVRLVNSIIVQAINDKASDIHIEPYENGVRVRFRVDGILREAMVLPKRSRSSLASRFKILAQLNIAEKRVPQDGRIQIKYGEREIDLRVSTMPTIFGEKVVIRLLDKTNRLTNLNQLGFSDINRQRVEKLLKSTYGMLLITGPTGSGKTTTLYSALLELNNMEKNIITIEDPVEYMLEGINQTQVNPKAGLNFATGLRSMLRQDPDIIMVGEIRDKETAEIAIRAATTGHLVLSTLHTNDAAGALTRLIDMEIEPFLVSSSVMGVVAQRLIRKICPHCCVEYTPAPDGPERIFLGIGADQEVKLYRGNGCALCGNTGYRERMAIHEVLIVTKEIRKLVNEKASADEIKMVALNQGMITLKEDGIAKALQGLTTIAEVMRVAYSDED; encoded by the coding sequence ATGCCGACACCAAGGGAATCCAGGAAACTGTTAGGCAATATTTTAATAGAAAATAAAATAATTACCCAGGAACAACTTAATGAGGCATTAAAAATCCAGCAAACCACTGGGGAAAGATTGGGTAAGATCCTAATAAACTTAGGTTATGTTACTGAAAGGGACCTGACCAATATGTTAGAAGCCCAGCTGGGTATTCCCCAGGTGGCGCCTGGTTACTGGATGAATGCCGAGTTAATGAAACTAATACCGGAACACATCGTTCGCAGGTACAAGGCTATTCCGGTGGCTAAAGACGGGAATATTCTTACAGTGGCTATGGTGGATCCCCTGAACCTTGTGGCTATAGATGACTTGCGTTTAATTACCGGCATGGAAATTGATACGGTATTAGCCTCGGAGCGAGATGTAGACAATGCCATTCAAAAGTTCTACGGCATGCCCGATTTGGAACGGGAGTTGCAAGATTTTGAAGTGGTGGAGAACCAGGCCCTGCAACTGGAACAGCCGGACGATATGATGGATGAGGCGCCTATTGTTCGGTTAGTTAACTCAATCATTGTACAAGCGATCAATGATAAAGCAAGCGACATTCATATTGAGCCCTATGAAAACGGTGTGCGAGTCCGGTTCCGCGTCGATGGCATTCTAAGAGAAGCCATGGTATTGCCCAAAAGGTCACGTTCTTCTCTGGCCTCCCGTTTTAAAATTCTGGCCCAGTTAAATATTGCGGAAAAACGGGTGCCCCAGGATGGCCGAATTCAAATTAAATATGGTGAGCGGGAGATTGATTTAAGAGTTTCCACCATGCCCACCATATTTGGTGAAAAAGTGGTCATCCGGTTGCTTGATAAAACAAACAGGTTAACCAATCTCAACCAGTTGGGTTTTTCCGACATAAACAGGCAAAGGGTCGAGAAACTATTAAAAAGTACCTATGGTATGCTTTTAATTACCGGGCCAACGGGTAGCGGCAAGACCACCACTCTTTATTCTGCTCTTTTGGAACTTAATAATATGGAAAAAAATATTATTACCATTGAGGATCCCGTCGAATATATGCTCGAGGGTATTAACCAGACTCAGGTTAACCCAAAAGCAGGTCTTAATTTTGCTACCGGACTACGTTCTATGCTGCGTCAGGATCCAGATATTATTATGGTGGGTGAGATCAGGGATAAAGAAACAGCAGAAATCGCTATCAGGGCAGCCACCACCGGTCACCTGGTACTTTCTACCCTGCACACCAATGACGCGGCTGGTGCCCTTACCCGTTTAATTGATATGGAAATTGAGCCATTCCTGGTATCCTCTTCAGTTATGGGAGTGGTAGCCCAGCGCTTAATCAGAAAAATATGCCCCCATTGCTGTGTGGAATACACTCCGGCTCCGGACGGCCCGGAAAGGATCTTTTTGGGAATTGGTGCTGATCAAGAGGTAAAGTTATACAGGGGAAATGGTTGTGCACTATGTGGTAATACAGGATACCGTGAACGTATGGCCATTCATGAAGTACTAATTGTTACCAAAGAAATAAGAAAATTAGTCAATGAAAAAGCATCAGCTGATGAGATAAAAATGGTGGCCTTAAACCAGGGCATGATTACTCTGAAGGAGGACGGGATTGCCAAGGCTTTACAGGGTTTAACCACCATAGCCGAGGTTATGCGTGTGGCATATTCGGATGAGGATTAA
- the aroE gene encoding shikimate dehydrogenase, whose protein sequence is MGFPAINGNTKVCGLFGWPVEHSFSPAMHNAAYQRLSLNYTYVPFNVHPASLPQAVQAVRALGLAGVNVTVPHKQAVLPLLDQIDAAAQMIGAVNTIVNVDGKLVGYNTDGSGFVKSLIEGARFAPKNKTALILGAGGAARAVAVQLALSGLAGLYITNRTPARAAELAEHVSRTTGVQAVALPWGHDLPADIVMEVDLVVQTTSMGMSPHIDQCPDFPLTALHAGQLVCDLIYNPDQTAFLRGAAARGAATLNGLGMLLYQGVLAFELWTGQTAPVDVMREALLKQVAERRE, encoded by the coding sequence ATGGGCTTTCCTGCCATTAACGGCAACACCAAAGTTTGTGGTTTGTTTGGCTGGCCGGTAGAACATTCCTTTTCCCCGGCCATGCATAACGCAGCTTATCAAAGGCTGAGTTTAAACTATACCTATGTACCCTTTAATGTTCATCCTGCCAGTCTGCCCCAGGCGGTGCAGGCCGTTAGGGCCCTGGGACTGGCCGGAGTTAATGTGACAGTGCCCCACAAACAGGCTGTGCTGCCCCTGTTGGACCAAATTGATGCCGCAGCGCAAATGATCGGAGCGGTAAATACCATTGTTAACGTTGATGGCAAGTTGGTGGGCTACAACACGGACGGCAGTGGTTTCGTTAAATCTTTAATCGAGGGAGCAAGGTTTGCCCCCAAAAATAAAACTGCTTTGATCCTGGGAGCTGGCGGTGCCGCCCGGGCGGTGGCGGTACAACTGGCCCTATCCGGGTTAGCTGGCCTGTATATTACCAATCGTACCCCGGCCAGGGCGGCAGAATTGGCTGAGCATGTCAGCCGAACAACGGGAGTCCAGGCAGTAGCCCTGCCCTGGGGCCATGACCTGCCAGCAGATATAGTGATGGAGGTAGACTTGGTGGTGCAAACCACCTCCATGGGCATGTCTCCCCATATTGATCAATGCCCCGACTTTCCTCTGACGGCATTGCATGCCGGACAACTGGTTTGTGATTTAATTTATAACCCCGACCAAACCGCTTTTTTACGCGGCGCGGCGGCCAGGGGAGCCGCCACACTAAATGGTCTGGGTATGTTGCTATACCAGGGGGTACTGGCCTTTGAACTATGGACCGGTCAAACTGCTCCCGTGGATGTAATGAGAGAAGCTTTGCTTAAACAGGTAGCGGAACGAAGGGAGTGA
- a CDS encoding YqeG family HAD IIIA-type phosphatase: MIKKLYPNAYVSSLYEINLAELKKRGIKAILFDIDNTIIPWDRDHLDPQVEAWFRNLVNQGFKVCFVSNNNQNRVAALTSFLHVPGVSKAGKPRRRGLRQALNILNAKIEETALVGDQVFTDVLAGNRLGLYTILVTPMAGKEFIGTKINRQLEKLVLWRIKRQQHN; this comes from the coding sequence ATGATCAAAAAGTTATATCCAAATGCCTATGTATCATCTCTATACGAGATAAATTTAGCGGAACTAAAAAAAAGGGGTATTAAGGCGATCCTTTTTGATATAGACAACACCATAATTCCCTGGGATCGGGACCATTTGGATCCCCAGGTGGAGGCCTGGTTTAGAAATCTGGTTAACCAGGGCTTCAAGGTTTGTTTTGTTTCCAATAACAATCAGAACCGGGTGGCGGCGCTGACCTCTTTTTTACATGTACCGGGAGTATCCAAGGCGGGTAAGCCCAGACGCAGGGGTTTGCGTCAGGCCTTAAATATCCTGAACGCCAAAATTGAGGAAACCGCCCTGGTGGGAGATCAAGTCTTTACCGATGTACTGGCTGGTAACCGGTTGGGGTTATACACCATATTGGTTACCCCTATGGCGGGTAAAGAGTTCATTGGTACTAAAATAAACCGTCAATTGGAAAAATTGGTGCTCTGGCGGATCAAGCGACAACAACATAATTAA
- a CDS encoding HEPN domain-containing protein, with translation MSNKKRFEVQRWINKAKSDLRVARMAFNDSVPEYSLACYLSQQCAEKSLKALLIWLDIRFLYKHQLEYLVELLPTDHQRLFEEMDVEWLSDWITEGRYPGDYPEATRDDAQKAINMAEKIFTLINEILVL, from the coding sequence ATGAGCAATAAGAAGCGTTTCGAAGTCCAACGGTGGATTAACAAGGCCAAAAGTGATCTAAGGGTTGCTCGAATGGCTTTTAATGATAGCGTTCCTGAATATAGTCTTGCTTGCTATTTATCTCAGCAGTGTGCTGAAAAAAGTCTAAAAGCCCTACTAATTTGGTTGGACATCAGGTTTTTGTATAAACACCAGTTAGAATACCTGGTTGAGCTTTTGCCGACAGATCATCAAAGGCTTTTTGAAGAAATGGATGTTGAATGGCTAAGCGACTGGATAACAGAGGGCCGTTATCCAGGGGATTACCCGGAGGCCACAAGAGATGACGCTCAAAAAGCAATTAATATGGCAGAAAAAATATTTACGTTGATAAATGAAATCTTAGTTCTTTAA
- a CDS encoding shikimate kinase, with the protein MKNIVLIGFMGSGKSTVGCRLAHRLGYKFVDTDYEIEQVTGLTVAQIFAKHGVKRFRGEEALLVSKLMHQQDLVIATGGGLVLRPENVAMLQQNGVLIGLKASAQTICSRVRNKRTRPLLARGNLRENVERLLRERQAAYDVAEFSVDVDQLTPEEIVDIIYHYLKEKGYVR; encoded by the coding sequence ATGAAGAATATTGTACTAATAGGTTTTATGGGTTCCGGCAAAAGTACCGTTGGCTGCAGATTGGCCCACCGATTGGGATACAAATTTGTGGACACCGATTATGAGATTGAACAGGTTACCGGCTTGACGGTGGCACAAATCTTTGCCAAACATGGGGTCAAACGATTCCGGGGGGAAGAGGCTTTACTGGTGAGTAAGCTGATGCACCAGCAAGACCTGGTTATTGCCACCGGCGGCGGCCTGGTATTGCGACCGGAAAACGTGGCCATGTTACAACAAAACGGGGTGCTGATAGGTCTTAAGGCTTCGGCCCAGACCATTTGCAGCCGGGTTAGAAATAAAAGGACCCGCCCTCTGTTAGCCAGAGGCAATTTACGGGAAAATGTGGAGAGGCTGCTGCGGGAGCGCCAGGCGGCCTACGATGTGGCGGAATTTAGCGTTGATGTGGACCAATTGACTCCTGAGGAAATAGTTGACATAATATACCACTACCTTAAAGAAAAGGGGTATGTGCGTTGA
- a CDS encoding copper amine oxidase N-terminal domain-containing protein — MKKMKQKLLTAAVTGALALCMVSGAGAEQKEQVNVVDQNKNLVKSVVFLVGRSEYFVDNKVPGVKMDAAPYIKQGRTFVPVRFLANALGVPNEKIDFDNNLVTLDAGNTVAKMTIGRPQIITNEKVTGIDVSPEITSSRTFLPARFVAEALGYQVDFIDGLVVCYPAGTEKPDISAIKDYLNTNSTSVTPGQKSVVDVTTTGEPLSKYSWGKDIRFADKIVFINMDDLNKNSYEIYKNESTVTGLKVTVNTIIVSQITPGQAGCPIYLVDDDGLTHYRPGFRRDMGTPGVPRDFTYDVVDNHYDYGKRQADISKVKYIVVASSAACLAIENPLYQGGK, encoded by the coding sequence ATGAAAAAAATGAAACAAAAACTGTTAACTGCGGCTGTTACGGGCGCTCTGGCCCTGTGCATGGTTTCAGGGGCAGGGGCGGAACAAAAGGAACAGGTTAATGTCGTAGATCAAAACAAAAACCTTGTCAAAAGCGTAGTATTTTTGGTTGGCAGGAGCGAATACTTTGTAGACAACAAAGTACCCGGCGTGAAGATGGATGCGGCACCTTATATCAAGCAAGGCAGGACTTTTGTGCCTGTGAGATTTTTAGCCAACGCCCTGGGCGTACCTAATGAGAAGATTGACTTTGACAACAATCTTGTGACCCTCGATGCTGGTAATACAGTTGCCAAAATGACTATTGGCCGTCCGCAGATTATAACCAATGAAAAAGTAACAGGGATTGACGTATCTCCAGAGATTACGAGTAGTCGGACATTCCTCCCCGCCCGGTTCGTGGCCGAGGCCCTGGGCTACCAGGTGGACTTCATCGACGGCCTGGTGGTCTGCTACCCAGCAGGGACAGAAAAGCCGGATATTTCGGCAATTAAGGATTACCTAAATACTAATAGCACATCCGTAACCCCTGGTCAGAAGTCCGTGGTGGATGTGACTACAACTGGTGAGCCATTATCTAAGTATTCCTGGGGGAAAGATATTCGATTTGCGGATAAAATAGTCTTTATTAACATGGACGATTTAAATAAAAATTCCTACGAAATTTACAAGAATGAGAGTACGGTTACAGGGTTAAAGGTAACAGTAAACACTATTATTGTATCCCAAATAACTCCCGGTCAAGCAGGTTGTCCTATTTATTTAGTTGACGATGATGGACTTACCCACTATAGACCTGGCTTCCGCCGGGATATGGGCACTCCCGGAGTACCCAGGGACTTTACTTACGATGTAGTTGATAATCATTACGATTACGGAAAAAGGCAAGCCGATATATCTAAAGTAAAATACATTGTAGTTGCTTCCTCCGCCGCTTGCCTTGCTATAGAGAACCCACTCTATCAAGGAGGTAAGTAG
- the aroB gene encoding 3-dehydroquinate synthase codes for MRTVHVELGSRSYDILIGSHLLNQLGELMRELGLGRKALLVTDTNVGPVYGARVTEILTRAGFQVAMVQVPAGEKAKSLEQAARLYDAAFDHELDRNCPVVALGGGVVGDLAGFVAATYMRGVPFIQVPTTLLAQVDSSVGGKVAVNHPRGKNIIGAFYQPKLVLIDTGTLDTLDRRNLKAGLAEVIKYGVIWDASFFRWLEENIHAALNKNIQVLDYIVEKCCSIKAAVVARDETEQGLRAILNYGHTIGHALESITDYRTYLHGEAVAIGMVYAARLAVAQGMLKESDCQRITGLVHAAGLPTTMPPELAINELIKLMYHDKKVSSGSLTLVLPTGIGSVKIIKGFPEAEIAKTLANLQG; via the coding sequence TTGAGAACAGTCCATGTAGAGTTAGGCAGCAGAAGTTATGACATCCTGATTGGCAGTCACCTGCTGAACCAATTGGGGGAGTTAATGCGGGAGTTAGGGTTGGGCCGGAAAGCCCTGCTGGTGACGGATACCAATGTGGGGCCTGTTTACGGAGCCAGGGTAACGGAAATATTAACCCGGGCCGGTTTTCAGGTGGCGATGGTACAGGTGCCGGCCGGGGAAAAGGCCAAATCCCTGGAACAGGCAGCCAGGCTCTATGATGCTGCCTTTGATCACGAGCTGGATCGAAACTGTCCGGTGGTGGCACTGGGGGGTGGCGTAGTGGGTGACCTGGCCGGTTTTGTGGCTGCCACCTATATGCGGGGGGTACCCTTCATTCAGGTGCCCACCACCCTGTTGGCCCAGGTGGACAGCAGTGTTGGCGGCAAGGTGGCCGTTAATCACCCCCGGGGGAAAAATATCATTGGGGCTTTTTACCAGCCCAAACTGGTGCTGATTGATACCGGTACCTTAGATACACTGGACCGGCGGAATCTTAAAGCCGGCTTGGCAGAAGTTATTAAATATGGGGTTATTTGGGACGCAAGTTTTTTCCGCTGGCTGGAAGAAAATATCCATGCGGCCTTAAATAAGAATATACAGGTACTGGATTATATTGTGGAAAAATGCTGCAGTATTAAAGCTGCTGTGGTGGCAAGGGATGAAACTGAGCAAGGACTCAGGGCCATTTTAAATTATGGCCATACCATCGGGCATGCGCTAGAGTCAATTACTGATTACCGCACTTATCTACATGGTGAAGCGGTGGCCATTGGCATGGTATACGCGGCCAGGTTAGCAGTAGCACAGGGAATGCTGAAGGAAAGTGATTGCCAACGTATTACCGGGTTAGTTCATGCGGCCGGTTTGCCCACCACAATGCCGCCTGAACTTGCTATAAATGAACTAATCAAGCTAATGTATCATGACAAAAAGGTAAGTTCCGGCAGCCTGACACTGGTGCTGCCCACAGGTATCGGTTCTGTAAAAATAATTAAAGGGTTCCCTGAAGCTGAAATAGCAAAGACCTTAGCCAATTTACAGGGGTGA
- a CDS encoding sigma-70 family RNA polymerase sigma factor, whose amino-acid sequence MLPGLWTVTVLSVVNGALALVSYITNNTFPQPLTEEEEAYYLEQLAKGDESARNVLVERNLRLVAHIVKKFDQTGEDVDDLISIGAIGLIKAINTFKTDKGTRLATYAARCIENEMSLTRV is encoded by the coding sequence ATGCTACCCGGCCTGTGGACGGTTACAGTCTTGTCGGTAGTCAATGGAGCACTGGCCCTGGTTTCGTACATTACCAATAACACCTTTCCGCAGCCCTTAACTGAAGAGGAAGAGGCCTACTACCTGGAGCAGTTGGCGAAAGGCGACGAGTCAGCTCGTAATGTGCTGGTGGAGAGGAATTTACGGTTGGTGGCTCACATTGTGAAAAAGTTTGACCAAACCGGGGAAGATGTGGATGATTTGATTTCCATTGGTGCCATTGGTTTGATCAAGGCCATAAACACCTTTAAAACCGACAAAGGAACCCGCCTGGCCACTTATGCAGCCCGCTGTATTGAAAACGAAATGTCGCTGACAAGAGTATAG
- a CDS encoding copper amine oxidase N-terminal domain-containing protein, whose product MIKKLISSVLVAVCLLSVLPSSAFAETFEISGTYVTWHKNGSNIANQVVMYPLRQSAHNLGYKVHWSEGKAIVNTGGKSYEINVGSNKVYDSAGNYVGELGLAPSLENGRIYVDVSFFTKILGFKLE is encoded by the coding sequence ATGATAAAAAAGTTGATTTCATCGGTATTAGTTGCTGTCTGCCTGTTATCTGTTTTGCCATCGTCTGCATTTGCAGAGACCTTTGAAATTTCTGGAACTTATGTGACATGGCATAAGAACGGCAGCAATATCGCTAACCAGGTTGTAATGTATCCCTTACGACAGTCTGCACATAATCTCGGATATAAAGTTCATTGGTCTGAAGGCAAAGCGATCGTAAATACTGGCGGAAAAAGCTACGAAATAAATGTAGGTAGCAATAAAGTTTATGATTCTGCTGGAAATTATGTTGGCGAACTTGGGTTAGCACCGAGTTTGGAGAATGGTCGTATTTATGTTGATGTAAGTTTTTTTACTAAGATACTAGGATTTAAATTAGAGTAA
- a CDS encoding type IV pilus twitching motility protein PilT, with amino-acid sequence MQIDELLKIACDLRASDVHLTVASVPVFRINGQLLPVDDAWFDRNRPIPEEYKIKLTPDQTEAIAKGIMTQRNYAKFIETGEHDFSYSIAGSGRFRINVYKQRGSTGLAIRLVRQGIPSFAELGLPEVISQLARRPRGLVLVTGPTGSGKSTTLAAMIDLLNNESRKHIITLEDPIEFLHRHKKCLINQREIGQDSQSFSVALRAAMREDPDVILVGEMRDTETIATAITAAETGHLVMATLHTSSAAQTIDRIIDVFPPHQQQQIRVQLANTIQGVVSQQLIPRLDMKGRVVACEIMVATPAIRNLIREGKTYQIISQIQTGSKYGMQTMDASLKNLYLMGLISLDDALERAADVEAFKRLI; translated from the coding sequence TTGCAAATTGATGAACTCCTAAAAATAGCCTGTGATCTCAGGGCCTCGGATGTGCACCTGACTGTTGCCAGCGTTCCGGTCTTTCGGATTAACGGCCAGTTGTTACCGGTTGATGACGCATGGTTTGATCGTAACAGGCCGATTCCGGAAGAATATAAAATAAAGCTGACCCCTGATCAAACCGAGGCCATTGCCAAAGGGATCATGACCCAGCGGAATTATGCTAAATTTATTGAGACTGGTGAGCATGACTTTTCGTATTCAATTGCCGGGAGTGGTCGATTCCGGATTAATGTTTATAAGCAAAGGGGCAGTACAGGTCTGGCTATTCGATTGGTGAGACAGGGAATTCCTTCCTTTGCCGAACTGGGCCTGCCTGAAGTAATTTCTCAGTTGGCTAGACGGCCCAGAGGTCTGGTCTTGGTGACAGGCCCCACCGGTAGTGGTAAATCCACCACCTTAGCAGCCATGATTGATTTACTGAATAATGAGAGTCGGAAGCATATAATTACCTTAGAAGATCCCATTGAATTTTTACACCGGCATAAAAAATGCCTGATTAACCAGCGGGAAATTGGTCAGGACTCACAGAGCTTTTCTGTGGCCCTGCGGGCAGCTATGCGGGAAGACCCGGATGTTATTCTGGTAGGTGAAATGAGGGATACCGAAACCATTGCTACAGCCATCACAGCGGCTGAAACCGGTCACCTGGTCATGGCTACTCTGCATACTTCCAGTGCCGCCCAAACCATTGACCGGATCATAGATGTCTTCCCCCCACACCAGCAGCAGCAAATAAGGGTACAATTAGCCAATACTATACAGGGTGTTGTCTCCCAGCAACTCATTCCTCGTTTGGATATGAAAGGCAGAGTGGTGGCTTGTGAGATTATGGTGGCAACCCCGGCCATCCGTAATCTGATTCGGGAGGGTAAAACTTACCAGATTATCTCCCAAATACAGACCGGTTCAAAATATGGGATGCAGACAATGGATGCCTCGTTAAAAAACTTATACTTAATGGGTCTTATTTCATTGGACGATGCCCTGGAACGGGCCGCAGATGTGGAAGCGTTTAAAAGATTGATTTAA
- a CDS encoding recombinase family protein — translation MRAAVYIRVSTDDQVKHGYSLAEQREACCSRARILGAQEVTVFSDEGISGSTLERPGLNEMREAAREGRFQLLVVRDPDRLSRKLAHQLLITDELEKCGIKLEFLDFDWKDTPEGRLFYSIRGAIAEYEREKIRDRMGRGKEQKARQGGIPINFDVFGYQYDPETGKVSYLEHEKKVVVDIFNWFTSEDIGANGIAKRLNENGIPTRRRAGRWHRQVVKQILANTVYIGLWRFKGMYIKVPPIIDENTFYRAQEKLKEVRRLYAGKQKHGYLLSGLITCADCGNTMTGAYARWWGKRERRYTCNKTCQGYKNEGCRPVKYILADALEEAVWNQIQTWLMDPDRLAREAMGQIVGQNDPREQIMVINKHLASIEKGQEALIDVIAKGYLDHMDSIEKKLAELKRRKEKLEKRKEELLLAYRQREELFAKIDEIREISESILRRLDDLAFTEKRSLVRALVKQVIVSGRGVPGGNGLRFINVTVLAKIPEQKISS, via the coding sequence TTGCGGGCGGCGGTCTATATCCGGGTAAGTACAGATGACCAGGTGAAACACGGCTACAGTTTGGCCGAACAACGGGAGGCCTGCTGTAGCCGTGCCCGTATATTAGGAGCCCAGGAAGTGACGGTGTTTTCCGATGAGGGAATTTCGGGAAGTACCCTGGAACGCCCTGGCTTAAACGAAATGAGGGAAGCTGCTCGGGAGGGAAGGTTTCAGCTGCTGGTTGTGCGAGATCCCGACCGTCTTTCACGAAAGCTGGCCCACCAGTTGCTTATTACCGATGAATTAGAAAAATGCGGTATTAAGCTGGAATTCCTTGATTTTGACTGGAAGGATACGCCAGAGGGACGGTTGTTTTACTCAATACGAGGTGCGATAGCCGAGTATGAAAGGGAAAAAATTCGGGATCGCATGGGCAGAGGGAAAGAGCAAAAGGCAAGGCAAGGCGGTATTCCAATAAATTTTGACGTTTTTGGGTATCAATATGACCCGGAAACCGGAAAAGTGAGCTATTTGGAACACGAAAAAAAGGTTGTAGTTGATATATTTAACTGGTTTACTAGTGAAGATATAGGGGCAAATGGTATAGCGAAAAGACTGAATGAAAACGGTATACCAACCCGCCGTCGGGCTGGACGGTGGCACCGTCAAGTGGTGAAACAAATATTAGCAAACACTGTCTATATTGGCTTGTGGCGGTTTAAAGGTATGTATATTAAAGTACCCCCGATAATAGATGAAAATACATTTTATAGGGCTCAAGAAAAGTTAAAAGAAGTCCGCAGGCTTTACGCGGGAAAACAAAAGCATGGGTATCTTTTGTCCGGACTAATTACCTGCGCCGATTGCGGCAATACAATGACGGGTGCTTACGCCAGGTGGTGGGGTAAGAGGGAAAGAAGATATACTTGTAATAAAACTTGCCAGGGATACAAAAACGAAGGGTGCAGACCGGTCAAATATATATTAGCAGACGCCCTGGAAGAAGCTGTTTGGAACCAAATACAAACATGGTTGATGGATCCTGACCGTCTGGCCCGGGAGGCCATGGGCCAAATAGTTGGGCAGAATGACCCTAGGGAGCAGATCATGGTTATTAACAAGCACCTGGCCAGTATAGAAAAAGGCCAGGAGGCGTTAATTGACGTGATTGCCAAAGGGTATCTTGACCATATGGACAGCATAGAGAAAAAACTGGCTGAATTGAAACGACGCAAAGAGAAGTTGGAAAAAAGAAAAGAGGAATTACTTCTGGCATACAGGCAACGTGAGGAGTTATTTGCTAAAATTGATGAGATAAGGGAAATATCAGAGTCCATCTTACGAAGGTTAGATGATTTGGCTTTTACTGAAAAGCGTTCCTTGGTCAGGGCCCTAGTCAAGCAGGTTATTGTATCCGGCCGGGGGGTACCAGGAGGCAATGGGTTGCGGTTTATCAATGTTACCGTACTGGCCAAAATACCCGAGCAAAAAATATCGTCCTAG